One region of Candidatus Hydrogenedentota bacterium genomic DNA includes:
- a CDS encoding sialidase family protein, producing the protein MKNTAIPTFMSVAFIVFAFPAYMAFAGETGPPNGEFEWDGIYDGTCTPMASMPSWRENIGANTEYTLENEGLRIIDSGTENGSLHFYTFAWRARPEDGAVVEGRIKLINNTSRSGAFLHASDGTHETSITLYPGYLSTYLEQDGEIRHEMDTTSDFHTYRLAIRNADFFVWVDGEMVLDGTGKFTVPAYSGRNCVMFGSCSSAAQSEAVYADVRYAALGEPPPLPPRYAQAQDVVVYKEPGVYACFPSLVRMDDRALFTSFGTRTRRSHIDNTGGSARYISRDQGYTWEPCEGENPIGACMRNEDGSLADARAYGWREVPAEQREEFEKQDITVRDVRPGVVAYLQGAYSRRSDDGGKTWQKQELQLPAHRSLMTYNSSSYVRLSNGTLLHAIYGELKEDTATRTFILRSADNGGTWWFLPLAADPAGTVRFNETALCENADGEVIAMMRSEPPEGGFLRLSISKDRGITWSPAVETGMWGYPANLIPLHDGRMLCTYGYRQEPMGIRAALSTDGGHTWDTENIIVLRNDAAPFGSDLGYPISIEKSPGEIFTIYYFTMDDAITHVAGTHWTVPPAKPKE; encoded by the coding sequence GTGAAGAACACGGCAATACCAACGTTTATGTCTGTGGCGTTCATTGTCTTCGCATTTCCCGCGTACATGGCATTCGCGGGCGAAACGGGGCCGCCGAACGGCGAATTCGAGTGGGACGGCATCTACGACGGCACATGCACGCCCATGGCTTCGATGCCCAGCTGGCGCGAAAACATCGGCGCCAACACCGAATACACGCTCGAGAACGAAGGGCTGCGCATCATCGATAGCGGCACGGAGAACGGCAGTCTGCACTTCTATACCTTCGCGTGGCGCGCGCGTCCGGAAGACGGGGCCGTTGTCGAAGGCCGCATCAAGCTCATAAACAACACCAGCCGCTCGGGCGCTTTCCTCCACGCCTCGGACGGTACACACGAGACCTCTATCACGCTCTACCCGGGTTATCTATCGACATACCTCGAGCAGGACGGGGAAATCCGCCACGAGATGGATACCACCTCCGATTTCCACACCTACCGCCTGGCCATTCGCAACGCCGATTTCTTCGTGTGGGTTGACGGCGAGATGGTACTCGACGGTACTGGTAAGTTTACCGTGCCCGCCTATTCGGGCCGCAACTGCGTCATGTTCGGCTCGTGCAGCAGTGCCGCCCAATCGGAGGCCGTTTACGCGGACGTGCGGTACGCGGCATTGGGCGAGCCGCCCCCCCTGCCACCAAGATACGCGCAAGCCCAGGACGTGGTCGTCTACAAGGAGCCGGGCGTCTACGCGTGTTTTCCAAGCCTCGTACGGATGGATGACCGCGCTTTGTTCACGTCTTTCGGCACGCGCACACGACGGTCGCATATCGACAACACCGGCGGGTCGGCGCGGTACATCTCGCGCGACCAAGGCTATACCTGGGAACCCTGCGAGGGCGAAAACCCTATCGGCGCCTGCATGCGAAATGAAGACGGCTCCCTCGCTGACGCCCGCGCCTACGGCTGGCGCGAAGTGCCCGCCGAACAGCGTGAAGAATTCGAAAAACAGGACATCACCGTGCGCGATGTCCGTCCGGGTGTTGTGGCATACCTGCAGGGGGCTTACTCGCGCCGCAGCGATGACGGCGGCAAAACTTGGCAGAAACAGGAACTCCAGCTCCCCGCACACCGGTCCTTGATGACTTACAACTCCTCCTCGTACGTGCGGCTTTCCAACGGCACCCTCCTGCATGCCATCTATGGCGAGCTTAAGGAAGATACCGCCACGCGCACGTTTATCTTGCGGTCGGCGGATAACGGCGGCACCTGGTGGTTCCTTCCCCTGGCGGCGGATCCCGCTGGCACGGTGCGGTTTAACGAGACGGCCCTGTGCGAGAACGCTGACGGCGAAGTGATCGCCATGATGCGCTCGGAACCCCCCGAAGGCGGATTCTTGCGCCTGTCTATCAGCAAAGACCGCGGCATTACATGGTCCCCGGCCGTCGAAACCGGCATGTGGGGCTACCCCGCCAACCTCATTCCGCTGCACGACGGGCGGATGCTGTGCACGTATGGTTACCGTCAGGAACCCATGGGCATCCGCGCCGCCTTGAGCACGGACGGCGGCCACACGTGGGATACCGAGAACATCATCGTCTTGCGCAACGATGCCGCCCCCTTCGGCTCCGATCTGGGCTATCCCATCAGCATCGAGAAATCACCCGGCGAGATCTTCACCATCTATTATTTCACTATGGACGACGCCATCACTCACGTTGCCGGCACGCATTGGACGGTCCCCCCGGCGAAACCAAAGGAGTAA